TATGAGCTCGCAACCATCTTTTTCCGAGGTCCTAAGGAGATGTTTCTCTTCTCAAGCTTTTGATTGTCTGTTCAGTTTTGCTACTCAGATTTTGCTGTATACTTTGCCAGGTTTTTTATTAACTGAGCAATAAAACTCTTTGAATCTTTTTAACTATTTGTACTTTCTTTACTGTTGTAATgttattatttagattttacaaggaatgtaCTGCCTATTACTATTTTATCTACTTCTCACAAAGCCTAAACTAATCACTGATATATGAAACTTTCAAGAAACATTATCCTACAATCCTACACTAATGTCAATACTACTGTAACCAGGAAGCTTCTTTAATGCTTTATCCTCCACCGTCTTCCGTAGCCGCACAGCTTCTTCCCAGCCTCCCAACCTAACATACGTATTCGACAATGAGACATAGTAAGATGCATTGTCTGGTTCCATTTCGAACAAAACCTCTGCAGCTTCTTTCCCCAACTCTGTATCTCCATGATAGTTACAAGCACTCAGCAAAGCTCCCCATACACCTGCTTTCTGTGCCTCTCCGATCCCTTTGATGAACTCATAAGCTTCTCTTAGTTTCCCTGCCCTGCCAAGCATGTCAACAACACAAACCCGATGCTCTGTGACTGGTTTCACCCCGAATCTATCCTCCATCTGGTTGTAATATTTTAGACCTTCTTCTACAAACCCTGAGTGGCTGCAAGCTGACAGTAGACTGATGAAAGTGCTCTTGTTTGGTTCCATCCCTGAGATACTCATTTCATTAAACAATTCCATAGCCTTTTCTCCCATTCCATGGAATCCATATGCAGAAATAACCGAGTTCCAAGCAGCAATTGACCTCACTCCTGAGTTTCTAAACACCTTCATGCCGGTTTCTACCCTCCCGCAGCTGCTGTACATGTCCACGAGCGCGGCACAGATGAAAGGGTTAGCTTGAAACCCACGGCGGATGAGATAACAATGCGCCTGCATACCATATCCTGTAGACCCGAGCTGAGTTGAAGCGGAGAGAAGGCCAACGAATGTGATCTCGTTCGGCTCTACCTCGAGTTTTCTAAATAGCTGAATCGCTTCGGGTCCAGCCTTGTTCTGAGACAAAGTTGATATCACACAGTTCCAGGAACATAAGTTAGGGTCAGAGATCAAGCCAAAGACCTTCACTGCACTATCGATGTCTTTACATCTACCATACATGGTGATCAACGTGTTCTGCAACTGGGTCTCAGACTCTCTCAAAGTCTTAATTGCTAGTCCATGAAAGCATCTTCCTTCTGAGAATAGTCCGAGGTTTCCACATGCCGAGATAGTCCCCAGAAGAGTAATCATGTCATGGCTAACTTTCCCTTCATGGCTCATTGCTCGAAACGCTCTCAGTGATTCTGAATGGTGACCATTCGATGCACAGCCATAGATAGCAGAGTTCCAAGACGCAAGATCCCTAGTTTCGGATATCATCTCTAACAGCAAAAACGCTGAAGGTAGGTCCCTGCAGCCGATGTACATGTTTATAACTGAATTAGCTGAAAGGATATTATTCCCAAATCCTAGCTTTAGCTGCCAACAATGTACTGATTTGCCAAATATGAGCGAATCAGATGAACAACAAGACGGAAGAATTGCCAACACGGTTGACAAGCTAAACTTTGAACGAGAATACTCACTGACAACTTCCTTGAACAGAGTCTTAGCTTCTTGCGTAAACCCGTTTTGCACAAAAGCAGATATCATCGAATTCCACGAAACCAAGTCTCGATCAGTTGTTACCTTGAACAACAACTCAGCCTGCCTTGTTAAGCCACACTTACCGTACATATCAATAAGGCTGTTTATTACCACTAATGCTCTGGACTGGATCTCCCTGCGAACAGTGTAACCATGAATTGATCTCCCCTCTCGCGACAGACACATATCACCACAAATAGAAGTTACTGTAGCCACCGTGGCGATATCAGGCTGAATCCTATTCAACGACAGCATTTCCTTAAAGATACCAAATGCTTCTTGAGACATCCCATTTGAAGCAAAACCATTAAGGACTGCATTCCAAGAAATCACATCCTTGCAAGATATTTTCTCGAACACGGTTTCTGCAGCATCAATGTTCCCACATTTTGAGTACATCGAAATGATAGAGTTGGCCACAGAGACATAAGCTTCTGGGACATAACCTGATCTAATAACCATCCCGTGGAAGGATTCACCTAAAGAGAGCTCTTCAAGAGAAGCACAAGCAGATATAACACTTGAAAAAGTCACATTATCAGCTTCTTGTCCTGAAACAGTCATCGACTTGAAATACTCCAACGATTTCCAGTACTGGCCATTTGCAAGACATTTTGTCACGATTGTGTTCCAAGAAATAATATCTCGGTGTTCCATACGCGTGAACACACGCTCCGCAGACTTCAAATCCTCGCCTTCTGCGTAAATATTCATCAACGCATTGCATAAGTTATTATCAGACACCAAGCCAGCCTCTATCGCCAAACAATGAACCACTAGACAGACATTCGAAAGGTTCAAACTTGATAACGCCGACAGTGCAAGTAACAGCGTTGTCGAATCAAACCTAGTTCCCTTCTGAATCATCTCAACGAAAACTCCAAGAGCTGCCATGGAACGACCATTTTGGTTCAGAGCAGTGATCACACTGTTCCAAGCAATCACATCTTTCACTTTCAGCTCACTAAACAGACCCAAAGAAGACACAAAGTCCCCTGCTTTACCGTAAAGCGTCAGGAGCTTTGAAGACGCATGCAAATCTTGAAGAAACCCACTCTTCAGAGCAAAACAATGGATGCTCCTCGGAGTCTCTGCCTCCGCTCTCATCATGGAGGATCTAAGTAAATCTCGAACGAACATATAGCTCGACTCCGCCGTCTTATTATCTCTGTTACgcatttcgtcgaacacctTATGGTCAATAAGAGTATCTTGAGACGAAACGGCTGAACTGAAGTATCGCTCATGTTTTTCTTTAGTGATGTGAAAATGGAAAGAATAGCAACCGGAAAGAAACTTCCGGCGAGGAAACGAGCGCCTAAAAGAGCAGATTATGTGACCGGAGCAGTAAAGTCTCAGCTTTTCCGGTGAAATTGTAGAGTTTCTTACCATCATCCAACACCTGGACATGGCGGGTTTCCCGGCGGCGGCAAaaccatttaaatttttttaattgggcCTTTACTGGGCTCATTTCATTGAGCCTTTTtcttaaattgattttttttttctgacacGAATGTTTTTTATAAAGGACATGCATGCATGTCTTAGACAACGTATTGTGACATGATGTCTATTGTCTTTGGTTGGTTGGCGAGTAGTTATtccctttgggacatgaatgcTCATCTTATTCCTTTCAGAccatttgtttataaaatttaaaataaataactaagaattctatagtttttaaacactaatttattattgtattacaaattatgaaaattattaagaGACAATTCTACAATCAATAATTCTATTTGTTAGAATTTACGTCCAACGATTCTACTTTCACCAATGAACCATATTTCCACTACTAGTTTGAAGTACAATCATACAAGGGCTCTTCAACGTATGATTCTTGGGGATTAAACTAATGTCTCCAAGACCCCAATGGTTTAATAgtttatcaattaataataGTCGACGAGATCCGTACTGTACTCGTTAACTCTCCCGAAAGCATTGCATATCATAAGTTTCGTGTCCCCGAAAGCATTGcctatagtattttttttttattattattgcatTGACCATTTTCGTGTAATTCGATATTAATTCCCTCTTTTCTTTATAGACCACATTAATAAATCTTGTTTAAAATGCATTAACTGCCGTTAACAAACTACTACGTGttataaaaaaactagaattttattgtatcgaagaaatttaaataagggcaaaattttatacccgtatgagaagataacactgataataAGAGAGGATGTGTTATTAGAAGGAGAAGGAAAATGGTGTGTCTATAAACGATcgaaacgatcgtttatatagaagagaaattaactgtgcaaatagtgcaacGGGCCCCACATCCTTTATAATTTTCAACATATGCGgctcataacactcccccttggggaccggtgtcactatccactctcgcttaacgtcttcgttgcctcgttaaaaaaacctttctaggaaaacccaatgggaaaaaccatagtaaggtaaaaagagtacaactacgtaagctccccctcgaatgagcagtCATAAATCCTTCTGATGATGCATTCCAATGTTAcgaacatgttttctgaatatcgaagtcggaagtgattttgtgaagagatcagctgcattgtcgcatgattggacatatcttacttcaatctctttcttcttcacgagctcttgagtgtatgagaagaacttcggatgaatatgcttcgttctatcgcttttgatatatccgtcctttgtttgagcaacacatgctgcattatcttcatataaaatagttggctccgtattttcgccaatcccgctgcttgaacagatgtgtcggctcattgatctcagccatacacattctctacttgcttcatggagtgcaatgatctcagcatgatttgaagaagtagccacgagcgtttgtttctgggaacgccaagatatagcagtgcctccgatcgtaaaaacgtatcctgtttgcgatcgggctttgtgtggatctgaaagatatcctgcatctgcaaaaccaaccatttgaccttttgaacttttaggataaaataagcctaaatcaatggtcccttggaggtaacgaaaaacatgtttgatcccattccaatgtcttcgggttggagatgagctgaatcttgccaaaagattcacagcaaatgatatatcaggccgtgtacaatttgcaaggtacatcagcgctccaattgcacttagatatggtacttccggaccaagtatctcttctttctcctcaggtggtcgaaatggatcactttcaatattaagtgacctaacgaccatcggggtgctaagaggagttgatttatccatgttaaatcgtttcaacactcttttagtgtatgtggattgatgcacaaatataccattttgtgaatgttctatttgtaggccaagacagtACTGTGTCTGtcctagatctttcatctcaaattctcctttgagatagtctgatgccttttgtatttccttttgagttccgataatgttaagatcatcaacatataccgcgattattacaaatccggatattgttttcttgatgaaaacacatggacatataggatcattcacatatccttcttttgttaaatgttcactgagacgattgtaccacatacgtccagattgttttaacccatataatgatctttgcaattttattgcacataactctttaggtttggaacttaatgcttctggcattttaaatccatcagggattttcatgtagatatcagtatctaatgatccgtatagataagctgtaacaacatccatgagacgcatctctagatttttatcagctgctagactcatcaggaatctaaatgtaatggcatccataactggagaatacgtttcttcataatcgattccaggtctttgagaaaaaccttgagccactagacgagctttgtatctcgtaatctcatttttctcatttcgctttcgaacgaaaacccatttgtacccaactggtctcacatctgcaggtgtgagcacaatagatccaaatacttttcgtttattaagcgaatcaagttcagcttgtattgcatttttccattgttcccaatcatgtctcttttgacattcatagacagattttggttctggatcatcgatttcttcatttatttcacttgacacaatatatgagaaagcatcatcaaggtcattttgttcatttctattccatatccttttattatggatgtaattaatagaaatctcatgattatctttcgattcatgatgctctgattcatgatgctctgattcatcagaatccttatcatttatttcctccaaaatattttctgctattttgggtgcatcatatatttcagctttcttctgtttcctaggattcttatccttagaaccaacaggtctaccacgcttcaggcgtgtttttggctctcgtgtgtcatcctccttttcttgttcatttggcattttgatacgagcaggagcatttgcagctggtatatgagatttagttaccgtcttggtatctacaaatgcatcaggtagctggttagctatactctgtaaatgcataattcgtcgaacttctagttctgactctttagtgggaggatcaagatataacaatgatggtacactccattttatatcacttccaacatttttgttttctcc
The Brassica napus cultivar Da-Ae unplaced genomic scaffold, Da-Ae ScsIHWf_2248;HRSCAF=2901, whole genome shotgun sequence DNA segment above includes these coding regions:
- the LOC125600412 gene encoding pentatricopeptide repeat-containing protein At4g19220, mitochondrial-like → MSRCWMMVRNSTISPEKLRLYCSGHIICSFRRSFPRRKFLSGCYSFHFHITKEKHERYFSSAVSSQDTLIDHKVFDEMRNRDNKTAESSYMFVRDLLRSSMMRAEAETPRSIHCFALKSGFLQDLHASSKLLTLYGKAGDFVSSLGLFSELKVKDVIAWNSVITALNQNGRSMAALGVFVEMIQKGTRFDSTTLLLALSALSSLNLSNVCLVVHCLAIEAGLVSDNNLCNALMNIYAEGEDLKSAERVFTRMEHRDIISWNTIVTKCLANGQYWKSLEYFKSMTVSGQEADNVTFSSVISACASLEELSLGESFHGMVIRSGYVPEAYVSVANSIISMYSKCGNIDAAETVFEKISCKDVISWNAVLNGFASNGMSQEAFGIFKEMLSLNRIQPDIATVATVTSICGDMCLSREGRSIHGYTVRREIQSRALVVINSLIDMYGKCGLTRQAELLFKVTTDRDLVSWNSMISAFVQNGFTQEAKTLFKEVVSEYSRSKFSLSTVLAILPSCCSSDSLIFGKSVHCWQLKLGFGNNILSANSVINMYIGCRDLPSAFLLLEMISETRDLASWNSAIYGCASNGHHSESLRAFRAMSHEGKVSHDMITLLGTISACGNLGLFSEGRCFHGLAIKTLRESETQLQNTLITMYGRCKDIDSAVKVFGLISDPNLCSWNCVISTLSQNKAGPEAIQLFRKLEVEPNEITFVGLLSASTQLGSTGYGMQAHCYLIRRGFQANPFICAALVDMYSSCGRVETGMKVFRNSGVRSIAAWNSVISAYGFHGMGEKAMELFNEMSISGMEPNKSTFISLLSACSHSGFVEEGLKYYNQMEDRFGVKPVTEHRVCVVDMLGRAGKLREAYEFIKGIGEAQKAGVWGALLSACNYHGDTELGKEAAEVLFEMEPDNASYYVSLSNTYVRLGGWEEAVRLRKTVEDKALKKLPGYSSIDISVGL